A stretch of Candidatus Vicinibacter affinis DNA encodes these proteins:
- a CDS encoding lytic transglycosylase domain-containing protein, with the protein MGKIYSRIRFRWVIFSITFFFVVGVLFVATKTPYNFSFDPLPQRIYAIKLGDHISFSGETVPVDYFDVAERLDRELLLNTYQHSSTILNLKLCKRFFPTIESIFREEGVPDDLKYLAIAESSLRNAVSSSGAKGFWQFRELAAGEFGLEINEYIDERNHFEKSTRAAAKYLKKLKDRFGSWTLAAAAYNMGPTALQNALNEQKENNYYDLNLSEETNRYVFRILAIKEIMKDPERFGYFLTNVDLYEPLNKYEIVEVDTTLSSLADFAHQYDITYRQLKIYNPWLLKSTLPIKSGKSYKIWIPK; encoded by the coding sequence ATGGGAAAAATATATTCTAGGATTAGATTTAGGTGGGTAATTTTTAGTATTACATTTTTTTTTGTTGTAGGTGTTTTGTTTGTAGCCACTAAAACCCCTTATAATTTTTCTTTTGATCCTTTACCTCAAAGGATATACGCAATTAAGTTGGGAGACCATATAAGCTTCTCTGGAGAGACTGTTCCAGTTGATTATTTTGATGTGGCAGAAAGATTAGACAGGGAACTTTTATTAAATACTTACCAGCATTCTTCAACCATTCTTAATCTTAAATTGTGCAAGAGGTTTTTTCCAACTATCGAGAGCATATTTAGAGAGGAGGGAGTACCTGATGACCTAAAATATTTGGCTATTGCTGAAAGCTCACTTAGAAATGCAGTTTCTTCCTCCGGTGCTAAGGGATTTTGGCAATTCAGGGAATTGGCTGCAGGTGAATTTGGCCTTGAGATAAATGAGTATATTGATGAGCGAAATCATTTTGAGAAATCTACCAGGGCTGCTGCCAAATATCTTAAAAAACTAAAAGATAGATTTGGCAGCTGGACTTTGGCTGCAGCTGCTTACAATATGGGACCTACAGCTCTTCAAAATGCGCTGAATGAACAAAAGGAGAACAACTATTATGATTTAAATTTAAGCGAAGAAACGAACAGGTATGTTTTTAGAATTCTGGCCATCAAGGAGATTATGAAGGATCCCGAGCGTTTTGGTTATTTTCTAACCAATGTAGATTTGTATGAACCTTTAAATAAATATGAAATTGTAGAGGTCGACACTACCCTAAGCAGTTTAGCTGATTTTGCTCATCAGTATGATATTACATATCGGCAATTGAAGATATATAATCCCTGGCTTTTGAAATCAACCTTGCCTATAAAATCAGGCAAGAGCTATAAAATCTGGATCCCAAAATAA
- a CDS encoding GH3 auxin-responsive promoter family protein, translating into MKNLINSLWAQYLKIHKGEIEEFIRHPHEVQWKQLKKILKRAESTEWGQRYSFKDVDEAKDWKSTLPIFEYDDIKADIHRMMKGERDILWPGRVKYFAKSSGTTSDKSKYIPVTNENHKECHTKGGWRLVSRLYDNLVNPRIVVGKSILLAGSLRDDIPEFPGSIVGDVSAVIFSRLNPIALNFITPGLEINLLENFEEKLDKIASICSKEDITMVAGTPTWSMVLFKKILELTGKDNMHDVWPNMQVFVHGAVSFVPYRKPFEQFFPSPDMRYMETYNASEGYFAVQYDFDHDDMLLLLDNGVFYEFIPMSEWEEENPKTHLLSEVEIGKNYAMVITTNSGLYRYKIGDTICFTSTEPYKIKITGRIKQFINVFGEEVMVSNTDQALADTCATFKAMVKEYTVAPIFLQNESKGGHEWVIEFEKSPSDPIAFAKALDQNLQRVNSDYEAKRYKNLALDNLKLNVAPEGTFMEWMKFRNKIGAQQKVPRLSNTRQYIDEILNMMNSKS; encoded by the coding sequence ATGAAAAACCTTATTAACTCACTCTGGGCGCAGTACCTCAAAATTCATAAAGGAGAGATTGAAGAGTTTATCAGGCATCCTCATGAAGTTCAATGGAAGCAGTTAAAGAAAATTCTTAAAAGGGCAGAATCCACTGAATGGGGACAACGGTATTCGTTTAAAGATGTGGATGAGGCAAAGGACTGGAAGTCTACACTTCCGATTTTTGAATATGATGACATAAAAGCCGATATCCATCGGATGATGAAAGGTGAAAGGGATATACTCTGGCCTGGAAGAGTTAAGTATTTTGCAAAGTCATCAGGAACAACTTCAGATAAGAGTAAATACATCCCAGTCACCAATGAAAATCATAAAGAATGCCACACTAAGGGAGGTTGGCGGTTGGTTTCACGATTGTATGATAATTTAGTAAATCCCAGGATTGTAGTTGGGAAAAGTATTTTGCTTGCAGGTAGTTTGAGAGATGATATCCCCGAATTTCCAGGGAGTATTGTTGGAGATGTTTCTGCGGTTATTTTTAGTAGATTGAATCCGATCGCTCTTAATTTTATAACTCCTGGTCTTGAAATCAATTTATTGGAAAACTTTGAAGAAAAGCTTGATAAAATTGCCAGTATATGTAGTAAAGAAGACATTACAATGGTTGCAGGAACGCCTACCTGGTCTATGGTATTGTTTAAGAAAATCCTTGAATTAACAGGGAAAGATAATATGCATGACGTTTGGCCAAACATGCAGGTTTTTGTTCATGGCGCAGTGAGTTTTGTTCCTTACCGTAAACCCTTTGAACAATTTTTTCCTTCCCCGGACATGCGATATATGGAGACATATAATGCGAGTGAAGGATATTTTGCTGTGCAATATGATTTTGACCACGATGACATGCTTCTGCTCTTGGATAATGGTGTTTTTTACGAATTTATCCCAATGAGTGAATGGGAGGAGGAGAACCCAAAAACCCATTTGTTGTCGGAGGTAGAAATAGGTAAGAACTACGCAATGGTGATCACGACCAACTCAGGCTTATACAGATATAAAATAGGGGATACCATCTGCTTTACATCCACAGAACCTTATAAAATTAAGATCACTGGTAGGATAAAGCAATTTATCAACGTGTTTGGTGAGGAAGTAATGGTATCTAACACTGATCAGGCTTTAGCGGATACCTGTGCCACTTTTAAGGCAATGGTAAAGGAATATACCGTTGCGCCTATATTTCTCCAAAATGAAAGTAAAGGAGGACATGAGTGGGTCATTGAATTTGAGAAATCACCTTCAGATCCAATTGCTTTTGCCAAAGCCCTCGATCAAAATCTACAAAGGGTTAATTCTGATTATGAAGCCAAAAGGTATAAGAACCTGGCTCTAGATAACCTTAAACTTAACGTTGCCCCTGAAGGTACTTTTATGGAATGGATGAAATTCCGAAACAAAATTGGGGCACAACAAAAAGTCCCTAGACTGTCAAATACGCGTCAGTATATTGATGAAATTCTAAACATGATGAATTCAAAATCATAA
- a CDS encoding class I SAM-dependent rRNA methyltransferase yields the protein MELQKVILHQNKTFSIKRQHPWIFSGAILKKDHKISDGDMVDVFDEQGQFLGFGHFHLGSIAVKMLSFGSKHFTDKFWKVRLLEAFQSRQKLISAGLIPSNAYRLVHGESDGLPGLIIDVYKDVAVIQCHTIGMHRHIDQIVEAIKSVDQLVINSVFDKSCDSLPTEYARLVGNKFILGNEGLPQITENELLYEINIVQGQKTGFFLDQRDNRLLVKVLSQSRTILNAFCYTGGFSLSALRGGATRVVSIDSSAKAMELLEHNLQLNNLQDGRHQSQTEDVISYFKQIKEHEFDLIILDPPAFAKTLAKRHTAIQAYKRLNLGAILKIKCPGYLFTFSCSQVVTEELFYSAVVAAGIESGKRIKIIKRLSQAPDHPVSLFHPEGSYLKGLLLEITD from the coding sequence ATGGAGTTACAAAAGGTTATTCTGCACCAAAACAAAACATTTTCTATAAAAAGACAGCATCCCTGGATTTTTTCTGGCGCAATTCTTAAAAAAGATCATAAGATTTCTGATGGTGACATGGTCGATGTCTTTGATGAACAAGGACAATTTCTAGGTTTCGGACATTTTCATTTGGGTAGTATTGCTGTGAAAATGCTTTCGTTTGGGTCTAAACATTTTACAGATAAGTTTTGGAAAGTGAGATTGTTAGAGGCTTTTCAGTCAAGACAAAAACTTATTTCTGCTGGCTTGATACCATCAAATGCTTATAGGCTGGTGCATGGTGAATCTGATGGATTACCAGGGTTAATCATTGACGTATATAAAGATGTTGCGGTTATTCAATGTCACACCATAGGCATGCACAGACATATAGACCAGATTGTTGAAGCAATTAAATCAGTTGACCAATTGGTTATAAACTCAGTATTTGATAAAAGTTGTGACAGTCTTCCCACTGAATACGCCCGACTGGTGGGCAATAAGTTTATTTTGGGGAATGAAGGTCTGCCACAAATAACCGAGAATGAATTACTTTATGAAATTAACATAGTCCAGGGTCAAAAAACAGGTTTTTTCCTAGACCAAAGAGACAATCGGTTATTGGTTAAAGTGCTGTCTCAATCAAGAACAATCCTAAATGCCTTTTGTTACACCGGAGGATTTAGTTTAAGCGCATTGCGAGGTGGTGCCACAAGAGTTGTTTCAATTGACAGTTCTGCAAAAGCTATGGAGTTACTGGAGCACAACCTTCAATTAAACAACTTACAAGATGGTCGACATCAAAGTCAAACTGAGGATGTAATCAGTTATTTTAAGCAAATCAAAGAGCATGAATTTGACCTTATAATTCTTGATCCTCCTGCCTTTGCCAAAACATTAGCGAAACGCCATACAGCCATACAAGCCTACAAAAGGCTTAATTTGGGGGCAATACTCAAAATCAAATGTCCCGGTTATTTGTTTACTTTTTCATGTTCACAAGTGGTCACCGAAGAATTGTTTTATAGTGCTGTAGTAGCTGCGGGCATTGAATCCGGGAAAAGGATAAAAATCATTAAAAGGCTCAGTCAAGCTCCGGACCATCCGGTGAGCCTTTTCCACCCTGAAGGATCTTATCTTAAAGGTTTATTGCTTGAAATCACAGACTGA
- the rpsF gene encoding 30S ribosomal protein S6, which translates to MKHFEVSFIVDPVLSGDEVKSTAQTYQDMLVTEGASIVHVDEMGLRPLAYPINKRSTGVYFCIEFSAESGSFIAKVELALKRDERIMRFLTVSLDKYGVKYNEDKRNGKIGKKVRKEKPVKEPTGRPYQAPRAAAPVEAVASPEIENPEV; encoded by the coding sequence ATGAAACATTTTGAAGTAAGCTTTATCGTAGATCCAGTGCTGTCGGGCGATGAAGTTAAATCGACAGCCCAAACCTACCAGGATATGCTGGTCACCGAAGGTGCAAGCATTGTTCACGTAGATGAAATGGGACTCAGGCCATTAGCCTATCCTATCAACAAGCGGTCCACAGGGGTGTATTTTTGCATCGAGTTTTCCGCAGAAAGTGGTTCCTTCATAGCCAAAGTTGAACTGGCTTTGAAACGAGACGAGCGCATTATGCGCTTCCTTACAGTTAGCCTTGACAAGTATGGCGTCAAGTACAATGAAGACAAGAGAAACGGAAAGATTGGTAAAAAAGTCAGAAAGGAAAAGCCGGTAAAAGAACCTACCGGAAGACCTTATCAGGCGCCAAGGGCAGCAGCCCCAGTTGAGGCAGTTGCCTCTCCTGAAATCGAAAATCCTGAAGTTTAA
- a CDS encoding 30S ribosomal protein S18 yields the protein MATQDEIKFLSNPNIGKKQKKYCRFKKFGLKHIDYKDADFLIQFVNEQGKLLPRRLTGNSLKYQRRVASAVKRARHLAILPYLSDLLK from the coding sequence ATGGCTACGCAAGATGAAATAAAATTCCTCAGCAATCCCAACATCGGGAAAAAGCAAAAAAAATATTGCCGATTTAAAAAATTCGGCCTGAAGCACATTGATTACAAGGATGCAGATTTTCTCATTCAGTTTGTTAATGAGCAAGGTAAACTTCTTCCGAGAAGACTTACCGGGAACTCTCTTAAATATCAAAGAAGAGTTGCTTCAGCGGTGAAAAGAGCCAGACATTTGGCTATTCTTCCGTATTTATCAGACCTTCTTAAATAA
- a CDS encoding 50S ribosomal protein L9 translates to MQIILLNDVDKVGDKHQVVSVKPGFGRNFLIPQGLAIVASEGNMRRLNELKRQDEIRENKKLNVYKDLAAQLEGVTLKIGAKTGTSGKIFGSVTNVQIAQALKDQCNLDVERKKIHILEEVKELGTYHAQIDFHKQVVSKVAFEVISE, encoded by the coding sequence ATGCAAATTATATTATTAAATGATGTAGATAAAGTTGGCGACAAGCATCAAGTTGTCAGCGTCAAACCGGGTTTTGGTAGAAACTTCCTCATCCCGCAGGGATTGGCTATTGTTGCATCTGAAGGCAACATGAGAAGGCTAAATGAACTAAAACGCCAGGACGAAATCAGGGAAAATAAAAAACTGAACGTTTACAAAGATTTGGCTGCACAACTTGAAGGAGTTACACTTAAGATTGGAGCCAAAACAGGAACCAGTGGAAAGATTTTCGGATCTGTTACAAATGTTCAGATTGCACAGGCACTGAAAGATCAGTGCAACTTAGATGTAGAACGAAAAAAGATTCATATTCTGGAGGAGGTTAAAGAATTGGGTACTTACCATGCCCAAATTGATTTTCATAAGCAGGTTGTATCTAAAGTAGCTTTTGAAGTTATTTCTGAATAA
- the pdxH gene encoding pyridoxamine 5'-phosphate oxidase: MNYKDLRKEYILHQLDPDLMVDSPFDQFRNWFDEAISAHANEANAMVLSTVSKEGRPSSRYLLLKEISERGFVFFTNYKSRKALEMDSNPNVCLVFYWRELERQVRIEGRVEKISIDESEEYFNSRPLGSRISAIASPQSQSISNRKVLEEKIKFLNEHPELVVMPEHWGGYLVVPECIEFWQGRESRMHDRICYKRNFEGHWNKEILAP; this comes from the coding sequence ATGAATTATAAAGATTTGCGTAAAGAATATATACTGCATCAATTGGATCCCGATTTAATGGTTGATTCTCCTTTTGACCAATTTAGAAACTGGTTTGATGAAGCAATCAGTGCTCATGCCAATGAAGCGAATGCAATGGTGCTTTCGACGGTAAGCAAAGAAGGAAGACCATCCTCCAGATATTTGCTGTTGAAGGAAATTTCAGAGAGAGGTTTTGTTTTCTTTACCAATTATAAGAGTAGAAAAGCGCTGGAGATGGATTCAAATCCAAATGTATGTTTGGTTTTTTACTGGCGAGAATTAGAACGACAAGTAAGGATCGAAGGAAGAGTTGAAAAGATTTCTATTGATGAATCTGAGGAATACTTTAATTCAAGACCCCTGGGTTCTAGAATTTCAGCAATTGCCTCACCGCAGAGTCAGTCAATATCGAATAGAAAAGTATTGGAAGAAAAAATAAAATTTCTCAATGAACATCCAGAATTAGTAGTCATGCCCGAGCACTGGGGAGGTTATCTGGTGGTTCCTGAATGCATTGAGTTTTGGCAAGGAAGGGAGTCGCGTATGCACGATCGCATTTGCTACAAGCGGAATTTTGAGGGACATTGGAATAAGGAAATTCTGGCACCCTGA
- a CDS encoding SET domain-containing protein has protein sequence MLKENLINELSHHTYVRLLPSSIHGIGVFAIRNIPKGCQKMFSKVPGEWVELSKKEVAELRPESKDLVETYCLFDRDRYYVPANGFKEMDLSLFLNHDDKPNVRSVNGGAFFEAIRDIEKGEEITIDYGELCEYDEEAN, from the coding sequence ATGCTTAAAGAGAATTTAATAAATGAGTTATCACATCACACCTATGTAAGATTGTTGCCTTCCTCTATACATGGAATCGGTGTCTTCGCAATACGAAACATACCAAAAGGATGTCAGAAGATGTTCTCTAAAGTTCCGGGAGAATGGGTGGAATTAAGTAAAAAAGAAGTTGCTGAGTTGCGTCCGGAATCAAAAGATTTAGTTGAAACGTATTGTCTTTTTGATCGCGATCGATATTATGTCCCTGCCAATGGATTTAAGGAGATGGATCTATCTTTATTTCTGAATCACGATGACAAACCAAACGTTCGCTCTGTGAATGGTGGCGCTTTTTTTGAAGCAATTAGAGACATTGAAAAAGGAGAAGAAATCACAATTGATTACGGGGAACTATGTGAATATGATGAGGAAGCAAATTAA
- a CDS encoding 2Fe-2S iron-sulfur cluster binding domain-containing protein, which produces MNFYPLEIIGKTQESKDAVSFEFRPESDHPLLNFEAGQYVTVKFNHNNGDLLRCYSYSSQPGQKSFSITIKKVKKGKVSSALCDDYNIGDTVMMAGPHGKFTVKTDFSARRIFYFFAAGSGITPIYSLIQSILEQEPKSEVHLLYGNRHEEDIIFKDQLDRLTNNYHGQLFVEHVLSKPDGNSLFSVFKKSVKKWTGLKGRIDFKHIEKFLENHPANKIPANYFLCGPGSFIQNTEKILTQLGIDRNHIHREFFNLEKEINFSGEVNTSFVFSQLKATLDGKTIEIEVNPGEKIIDALLRKNYNPPFSCSSGACATCIAKLVSGKVKMDVSMALEANEIEAGYILTCQSRALTEEVEIVFE; this is translated from the coding sequence ATGAATTTTTATCCCCTTGAGATTATAGGTAAAACACAGGAGTCCAAAGATGCAGTAAGTTTTGAGTTCAGGCCCGAATCCGATCATCCGTTGCTTAACTTTGAGGCTGGTCAGTATGTAACCGTTAAATTTAATCACAATAACGGTGATTTATTGAGATGCTATTCCTATTCCTCTCAACCAGGCCAGAAAAGCTTTTCCATTACTATTAAAAAAGTCAAAAAGGGCAAGGTATCTTCTGCATTATGTGATGATTACAATATTGGGGACACGGTTATGATGGCCGGACCTCATGGTAAGTTCACTGTCAAAACGGATTTTTCAGCCCGAAGAATTTTTTACTTTTTTGCTGCAGGGAGTGGGATCACACCTATATATTCATTGATTCAAAGTATCCTTGAGCAAGAGCCAAAGTCTGAAGTCCATTTGCTATATGGTAACAGACACGAAGAAGACATTATTTTCAAAGACCAATTGGACCGATTGACAAATAATTATCACGGACAATTGTTTGTTGAACACGTTTTGTCTAAACCAGATGGAAACTCTTTGTTTTCCGTTTTTAAAAAGTCTGTCAAAAAATGGACCGGTCTCAAGGGGAGAATAGATTTTAAACACATAGAAAAATTTCTTGAAAATCATCCTGCTAATAAAATTCCGGCAAATTATTTTCTTTGTGGTCCGGGATCATTTATTCAGAATACAGAAAAGATTCTAACTCAGCTTGGAATTGATCGTAATCATATCCATCGGGAGTTTTTCAATCTTGAAAAAGAAATCAACTTTTCTGGTGAAGTAAATACCTCTTTTGTTTTTTCCCAACTGAAAGCAACTTTAGATGGAAAAACTATTGAAATCGAAGTGAATCCTGGTGAAAAAATCATTGACGCATTACTTAGAAAAAATTACAACCCTCCGTTTTCTTGTTCCAGTGGAGCTTGTGCAACCTGTATTGCAAAATTGGTATCCGGAAAAGTTAAGATGGATGTTTCAATGGCTTTGGAAGCAAATGAAATTGAAGCTGGTTATATTTTAACTTGTCAATCAAGGGCTCTGACTGAAGAAGTCGAAATTGTATTTGAATAA
- a CDS encoding glycosyltransferase family 2 protein, with protein MEGVPLKRLSIIIPVYNEEKTIHLILDKVLAVSLIGQMEKEIVLVNDYSNDNSETVLLNYINHHPEQKFIYHKHEKNQGKGAALHNGIKLSTGDYLVIQDADLEYDPNEYNDLLRPVLDDFADVVYGSRFMGGRPHRILFFWHSIGNKILTFISNMFTNLNLTDMETCYKLFRTDIIKSLDLKEKRFGFEPEVTAKIARVENIRIYEIGISYYGRTYSEGKKINWKDGFRAIYCILKYNLFR; from the coding sequence ATGGAAGGAGTGCCATTAAAAAGATTGTCAATTATAATACCAGTTTACAATGAAGAGAAGACAATTCATCTTATACTTGATAAGGTATTAGCGGTAAGCCTCATTGGCCAAATGGAAAAGGAAATTGTGCTGGTGAATGATTATTCCAATGATAATTCAGAAACCGTTTTATTAAATTACATAAATCACCATCCGGAACAAAAGTTCATTTATCATAAACATGAAAAAAATCAGGGAAAGGGAGCAGCGTTGCACAATGGTATCAAGCTTTCAACGGGTGATTATCTGGTTATTCAAGATGCAGATTTAGAGTATGACCCTAATGAATACAATGATTTGCTTAGACCGGTTCTAGATGATTTTGCTGATGTAGTTTACGGATCAAGATTTATGGGGGGGCGACCACATCGTATCTTATTTTTCTGGCATTCAATTGGCAATAAAATTCTGACTTTTATTTCTAATATGTTTACCAATCTTAATTTGACAGATATGGAAACTTGTTATAAATTATTTCGGACGGACATTATTAAATCCCTGGATTTAAAGGAAAAGAGGTTTGGATTTGAACCGGAAGTAACCGCTAAGATAGCGCGGGTGGAAAATATTAGAATTTATGAAATTGGTATTTCCTATTATGGAAGAACCTATTCGGAAGGTAAAAAAATCAATTGGAAGGATGGTTTCAGAGCTATTTATTGTATTCTGAAGTATAATCTTTTCAGATAG